One region of Girardinichthys multiradiatus isolate DD_20200921_A chromosome 1, DD_fGirMul_XY1, whole genome shotgun sequence genomic DNA includes:
- the LOC124871231 gene encoding taste receptor type 1 member 1-like, whose amino-acid sequence MKHLLLVSVFVFETFLHALTQRTAPTSEFHLDGDFLIGGLFDIHYASGPDRHVRPEVLECSSQHFSISNYRRFQLMRFTVEEINNSTSLLPNVTLGYEMFDHCSDMRSFPGIFKLISVNGQIQPWAEPTTRLSKVIAVVGPSTSTQALTVAPFFMVDLIPMVNYGSSTSIFSKKAQFPSFLRTVHPNSAVIEVIVTILKHFEWHWIAFLYTADDHGNDGLDLFINRIRDTEICIAYTKDLNTDFNFSRMFQQIELHHIHVIIVFAAELAAEALIESAVRFNITNKVWIANDAWSLNKRLPKMKEIRNIGTVLGVAQSVVKVPGFGDFIHSAEGQCGYNGQQMFCNQISNCSDWSANDILEADPSFSFPVYSAVYAIAHALHRTLQCGEGGCNNITAYPKMVLTELQKSNFTLLNRTIQFDKNGDLKFGLYFLVFWNHAGDAQRIGFYQFNPTVHFYINSTEILWYTNGEVPTSVCSPECPEGYARKQNDLHICCFTCEICPNETYINVTEDPYNCISCKETGWSKEGSTSCNLRLVEYIPFTDRGAVLIMLGACTLVGLSGAILVLFAINYNTPVVRSAGGPMCFLSLGCLILCSVSVFFYFGKPTNASCILRYFPFLLFFTVCLACFVVRSFQIVCIFKIAAKFPKLQSWWTKYHGQWLLITGAFTAQALLLIISFSYDPPGPYNETTWHQNKIVLFCSLNLEANSCTFLLLVLLGCLCFIFSYMGKDLPKNYNEAKAITFCLLLLILTWTLFVTIYMLYHGRFIQSLNALAVLCSLYSFLLWYFLPKCYIIIFQSHKNTPQYFQGLIQNYTKTISK is encoded by the exons ATGAAACACCTTCttcttgtttctgtgtttgtgtttgaaacTTTTCTGCATGCTTTGACTCAACGCACTGCTCCAACCTCAGAGTTTCACCTGGATGGGGATTTTTTGATAGGTGGACTCTTTGATATTCATTATGCCAGCGGCCCTGATCGCCATGTCCGACCAGAAGTCCTCGAGTGCTCAAG CCAACATTTCAGTATCTCCAATTATCGCCGGTTTCAGTTGATGAGATTCACTGTAGAGGAAATCAACAACTCCACCAGCCTGCTTCCAAATGTAACTCTGGGCTATGAAATGTTTGATCACTGCTCAGACATGCGTAGTTTTCCCGGAATTTTTAAACTCATCTCAGTCAATGGTCAGATCCAGCCTTGGGCTGAGCCGACCACAAGACTATCCAAAGTCATAGCAGTGGTTGGTCCTTCCACAAGCACTCAGGCCTTGACTGTAGCCCCGTTTTTTATGGTTGATCTCATTCCTATG GTTAATTATGGATCATCTACTTCTATTTTTTCAAAGAAAGCTCAATTCCCATCATTCCTACGAACAGTGCATCCCAACAGTGCTGTTATAGAGGTGATTGTTACAATTTTGAAGCACTTTGAATGGCACTGGATTGCTTTCCTTTACACTGCTGATGATCATGGCAATGATGGCTTAGACTTATTCATAAATCGGATCAGGGACACTGAGATCTGCATTGCATACACCAAAGACCTCAACACCGACTTCAATTTTTCTAGGATGTTCCAACAGATTGAACTACATCACATACATGTAATCATTGTTTTTGCTGCCGAATTGGCTGCTGAAGCTCTCATTGAGTCAGCTGTCCGCTTCAACATCACCAACAAAGTTTGGATAGCAAATGATGCATGGTCTTTGAACAAACGACTGCCTAAGATGAAAGAAATCAGAAATATTGGAACTGTACTTGGTGTGGCTCAGTCGGTAGTAAAAGTTCCTGGTTTTGGTGATTTCATCCATTCTGCTGAGGGCCAGTGTGGCTACAATGGACAGCAGATGTTTTGCAATCAGATTTCCAACTGCAGTGACTGGAGTGCAAACGATATCCTCGAGGCCGACCCGTCCTTCTCTTTCCCTGTTTATTCTGCTGTTTATGCAATTGCTCATGCCTTGCACAGGACCCTGCAGTGTGGAGAAGGGGGATGTAATAATATTACAGCTTATCCAAAGATG GTTCTAACAGAGCTCCAGAAGTCCAATTTTACTCTGTTAAACCGGACTATTCAGTTTGATAAAAATGGTGACCTCAAGTTTGGACTGTACTTTCTTGTTTTCTGGAACCATGCTGGTGATGCACAGAGGATTGGATTTTATCAGTTTAACCCAACAGTCCATTTCTACATCAACAGCACCGAAATCCTCTGGTACACAAATGGAGAA gttcccacttctgtttgttcccCAGAATGTCCTGAAGGATATGCAAGAaagcaaaatgacctccacataTGCTGCTTTACATGTGAAATCTGTCCAAATGAAACATACATCAATGTTACAG AGGATCCCTACAACTGCATCAGCTGTAAGGAGACAGGGTGGTCCAAAGAAGGAAGTACATCGTGTAACCTGCGGCTGGTGGAATACATACCATTCACAGACAGGGGGGCTGTACTGATCATGCTTGGAGCCTGCACCTTAGTAGGACTCAGCGGAGCTATACTTGTTCTCTTTGCCATAAACTACAACACGCCTGTTGTCAGATCTGCTGGAGGGCCAATGTGCTTCCTGAGTTTAGGCTGCCTCATTCTTTGTAGTGTTAGCGTGTTCTTTTACTTTGGTAAGCCCACAAATGCTTCGTGCATCTTAAGGTACTTTCCTTTTCTGTTGTTCTTCACAGTTTGTCTGGCATGTTTTGTTGTGCGCTCTTTtcagattgtttgcatttttaaaatagctGCCAAGTTCCCCAAACTCCAAAGCTGGTGGACAAAATATCATGGCCAATGGCTGCTCATCACTGGAGCATTCACAGCTCAAGCCCTGCTACTTATTATTAGTTTTTCCTATGATCCTCCGGGACCGTACAATGAAACAACATGGCACCAAAACAAAATTGTCCTTTTCTGTTctttgaatttagaagcaaattCTTGTACTTTCCTTTTACTTGTACTATTGGGCTGCCTTTGCTTTATTTTCTCCTACATGGGAAAAGACCTTCCAAAGAATTACAATGAAGCCAAAGCCATAACCTTCTGCCTACTGCTGCTGATTCTCACCTGGACCTTGTTCGTCACCATCTACATGCTTTACCATGGAAGATTTATCCAATCTCTAAACGCTCTTGCAGTGCTCTGCAGCCTATACTCTTTTTTACTATGGTATTTTCTGCCAAAATGTTACATCATCATTTTTCAGTCTCACAAAAACACACCGCAATACTTCCAGGGTCTCATTCAGAACTACACCAAAACAATCAGCAAGTAG